A region from the Desulfobacteraceae bacterium genome encodes:
- a CDS encoding ankyrin repeat domain-containing protein: MNIEDLHELLVEAPTGGAETSALAVVTSLARDGDLAASLTQLRALARAVGCDAALPLLAQVTSMDGLLAADLPAPLGAYAAALHPRTFLANVKRLATRPSSNDDGALSGLWRLALSRDVLQHEALKAHVLTALAGLINMHERIGTLTPSHLMPILDHVLANARIVEGRESDDSLHFGRERLLDLHSTGTLYFIITHELGHNVFDRFLGKGSRAGAAGHDAALSELAAALPQLMNSACELRGRQFEVNDPRAFLAFTGVRLLCTHERRPGGPYFHMSLMQSGGPVDLHVGATYARFVLALVGIEPSRAAAAWSARGALHFGFRGDQQDVLRAIPPNEVIAARIQKALTEGPAWIDALRADGRLGESERDVPIALGVEPRRPCAYGDDCERAFNDLNLVAQADAVSSLGALTEPQAIAVLAAAWRCAAPAVLRRLLHEQVGLQEKLSTADWPLGEIGASLCALRDEHGVVTYHGPTMSDIGAVLHALRDFGVPLDGPADADGRTLLVRAVFKGPSLVRLALDCGADPDRTSANGDTPLLACATAGSVAVAEALAAAGASLQSRDPEGRTALHRAAGQNHEELLVWLLAHGAEVDARDSNGETALMRAPTRSAVMALCDAGAAVQAATGEGVTALHFAARYGRSEVVHGLLSRGADPDAATSMGETPLHYAALANAGTDCMAALLDAGADIDEETDEGVTALMVAARTAHLDMVEWLLDHGAGVDARTVTGDTALIMASDGRNEWARDFSFNSRLEQCLRRLVQAGADINAANDMGVTAVYAATWGFDAGRVSCLLELGADPNIADRDGRTPLSVAQAKGHAAMVEALTSAARTKGNA, translated from the coding sequence TCAAGTCACCTCCATGGACGGACTCCTCGCCGCCGACCTTCCGGCACCGCTCGGCGCCTACGCTGCGGCGCTGCACCCCCGAACCTTCCTCGCAAACGTGAAGCGCCTTGCGACGCGGCCGAGCAGCAATGACGACGGTGCGTTATCGGGTTTGTGGCGCCTGGCACTCTCCCGCGATGTGCTGCAGCACGAAGCTCTGAAGGCGCACGTCCTCACGGCATTGGCGGGGCTGATCAACATGCATGAGCGGATTGGCACGCTGACACCGAGTCATCTGATGCCCATTCTCGATCATGTGCTGGCTAACGCCCGCATCGTCGAGGGCCGCGAATCCGACGATTCCCTGCACTTCGGCCGAGAGAGGCTCCTCGATCTACACAGCACGGGGACTCTGTACTTCATTATCACTCATGAACTTGGCCACAATGTTTTCGATCGTTTCCTGGGCAAAGGCAGTCGTGCCGGAGCCGCCGGACATGATGCCGCACTGAGCGAGCTTGCCGCAGCGCTGCCGCAGCTCATGAATTCCGCCTGCGAACTGCGCGGGCGGCAGTTCGAAGTCAACGATCCACGCGCCTTTCTCGCATTCACGGGCGTGCGATTGCTGTGTACCCACGAGCGGCGACCGGGTGGCCCGTACTTTCACATGTCGCTCATGCAGTCCGGAGGCCCCGTCGACCTCCACGTAGGAGCGACGTATGCGCGTTTCGTGCTGGCCCTCGTCGGTATCGAGCCATCACGTGCGGCGGCCGCGTGGTCCGCGCGCGGCGCTCTGCACTTTGGCTTCCGAGGGGATCAGCAGGATGTCTTGCGAGCTATACCTCCTAACGAGGTCATCGCGGCCCGAATACAGAAGGCCCTTACCGAGGGCCCAGCATGGATTGATGCGCTGCGGGCAGACGGCCGGCTCGGGGAATCGGAGCGCGATGTGCCGATTGCGCTCGGGGTGGAGCCCCGGCGGCCGTGTGCTTATGGCGACGACTGCGAGCGCGCATTCAACGATCTTAACCTCGTCGCCCAGGCAGACGCAGTCTCCTCACTTGGCGCATTGACCGAGCCGCAGGCGATCGCCGTCCTCGCTGCAGCCTGGCGTTGTGCCGCACCCGCTGTCTTGCGGCGGCTGCTGCACGAGCAGGTGGGATTGCAGGAGAAGCTGAGCACTGCCGACTGGCCGCTCGGTGAGATTGGGGCAAGTCTGTGTGCGCTGCGCGATGAGCATGGCGTGGTTACCTACCACGGCCCGACTATGTCCGATATCGGTGCGGTGCTGCATGCGCTGCGTGACTTCGGCGTGCCGCTCGACGGTCCAGCCGACGCCGATGGCCGCACCTTGCTGGTTCGGGCTGTGTTCAAAGGCCCCAGCCTCGTGCGGCTTGCGCTCGACTGCGGCGCCGACCCCGATCGCACCTCCGCCAATGGCGACACACCGTTGCTGGCTTGCGCGACGGCGGGTAGTGTTGCAGTGGCCGAGGCCCTCGCGGCGGCAGGAGCGTCGCTCCAGTCGCGTGACCCCGAAGGCCGGACCGCGTTGCACCGGGCTGCGGGACAAAACCACGAGGAGCTCCTGGTCTGGCTGCTCGCGCACGGTGCGGAAGTCGACGCGCGGGACAGCAACGGTGAGACCGCCCTGATGCGGGCGCCAACTCGATCTGCGGTGATGGCACTCTGCGATGCCGGCGCTGCCGTCCAAGCGGCAACCGGCGAAGGGGTGACGGCCCTGCACTTCGCGGCCCGGTACGGTCGATCAGAAGTCGTGCATGGGCTCCTGAGCCGGGGCGCTGACCCCGACGCGGCTACCAGTATGGGCGAAACGCCATTGCACTATGCCGCGTTGGCCAACGCGGGTACGGATTGCATGGCGGCGTTGCTCGATGCGGGGGCGGACATCGACGAGGAAACGGACGAAGGCGTCACAGCGCTCATGGTGGCTGCCCGCACTGCGCACCTCGATATGGTCGAATGGTTGCTCGATCACGGCGCTGGCGTCGATGCGCGCACCGTGACGGGCGATACCGCACTCATCATGGCCAGCGACGGCCGCAACGAGTGGGCTCGGGACTTTTCGTTCAACAGTCGGCTCGAGCAATGCCTGCGTCGCTTGGTACAGGCCGGTGCCGACATCAACGCCGCCAATGATATGGGTGTTACCGCGGTGTATGCGGCCACATGGGGTTTCGATGCGGGACGGGTGAGCTGTCTCCTCGAGCTGGGTGCGGATCCGAATATTGCTGATCGGGATGGTCGTACCCCGCTCTCGGTGGCGCAGGCAAAGGGACATGCAGCAATGGTTGAGGCTCTCACCAGTGCTGCACGCACAAAGGGGAACGCATGA